CGGCTCGATTTGGTCGGCCCGGCGAGCGACGTCTATAGCCTAGGTGCGACTCTCTATTGCTTGCTCACCGACCAGGCCGCGTTCATCGCCGCGGATGTGCGCAAGGTTTTGATGGATGTGCAGCGCGGGGTGTTTCCGCCGCCGCGGCAAGTGAAACGCGACGTGCCGATCGGGCTCGACGCCGTGTGTCGCAAAGCGATGTCGCTCAAGCCGGAAGACCGCTACTCGGCGGCGAAGACGCTGGCCGACGATATCGAAAAGTGGTTGGCCGACGAGCCGGTCTCGGCGTTGCCGGAATCGCGGCTGCAGCGCTGGCAACGCTGGACTCGGCGGCACAAGACCTGGACGCGCGCGGCGGCCGTGGCGATCGTCGCCGTGGCGACGGTCGCCGGGACGGCGTACGTGCGCGAAGCGGGCTTGCGCAGCGATTTGCAAACCGCGTTGGCGGACGAAGAGCTGGCGCGGAACGAAGCCGAGAAGGCCCGTCGCCGCGCCGATGAGAATGCCGACATCGCGAAGCAGGAGCAGCTCCGTGCCATGGCTCACGCCGAGCGCGCAGAGCAACAGAGTCGGCTCGCGTTGGCGACGTTGAAGTCGGTGTTGTTCGATATTCAAGCGAAGTTGAAGAACGTGCCGGCCGCGCAAACGGTGCGGCAAAGCATGCTCAACACCGTGATCGACGGCTTGAAGCAAGCGGCCGGGAGTTTGAAGAACGCTCCGGAAGCGGATCAAAGCCTCGTTCGCGCGCATCTCGATCTCGGCGATATCTTCTTAGATGCCGGAGCGCTCGACGGCGGAAACGCTACCGATCTGGCGGAAAAAGAGTTCGCGATCGCCGAAGAGCTGGCCGGCAAACGCTTCGCCGCCGACGCGACCGATAACGTTGCGCGGCGCGATCTCGGTTCCGCTTACCAGCGGCTCGGCGACGTCAGCTTGCGCCGCGGGCTGCCGGTTCGTGCTTTGCCGCTGTTGGAGAAGTCGCTCGCGCTGCGCGCGGCGGCCGGCATCGAGCGGCCCGACGATGCGGCCGTGCAGCGCGATCTGGCCGCGACCGTGCAACGCCTCGGGCTCGTGAATCAAGAGATGGGGAAGCTCGACGCCGCAGAAGATTTTTATTTGCAGTTTCAGGCGATCACGAAGAAGCTCGTCGACAAACATCCCGGCAAGTCGGAGCACGATCGCGATTTGGCAGTGGCGCATGAACGCTTGGGAGACCTGCGATTGTCGAAGGGAGACGTCGCCGAGGCCGACGAATATTTCAAGCAAAGCCTGGAAGTGCGGCGTAAGCTCGTCGAAGGGGCGCCGGAAAACGTCGTCGCCGTACGCGATCTGTCTGTGACGTTGGATCGGCTCGGCGAGTTGGCTGCGCAGCGCGGCGACTTTCCCGCGGCGGAAGACTTCTACCAGCAGAGCTTGAAGCTGCGGAAGACGTTGTACGAAGACGATCCCAACAATATGCAGTCGTTGCGCGATTTGTTGGTGTCGTACGTGCAGCTCGGCGACATTTCGTTCCGACGCGATAAGCTGAGCGAGGCCGAAGATTATTTTCTCTTCAATCATGAAATCGCGCAGCAGCTTGCTGCAAGCGATCCGGCGAATGCCCGCTTTCAAAGCGATTTGGCTTCCTCGTTCGATCGCTTGGGCAAGGTGAGCGAGCGAAAGAATCAACCGAAGCAGGCCCTCGATCATTATCGAAAGCGGGCGGCGATTCTCGGCAAGCTCGCCAAAGAAGATCCGACAAATCTCCAATGGCAGCGGGAACTTTCGACGGGACTCTTCGCCGTCGGAGACACATCGCTCTTGCTCGGCGACTTGGCGACGGCCCGCGATTCCTTTGCGGCCTATGCCGAGTTGGCGAAGAGCCGGCTGGCGGCGAAGGCCGACGATGCGCAACTGCAGCGAACCGTTTCGGACGCTTGCTTCCGAGTCGGCATGGTCGAGCTGCGCCTCGGCGACACGGCAACGGCGGCGAAGCAACTGCAAGCGTCGATCGACCTGGCGCAGAAGTTCGTCGCTGCCGCGCCACAGGATGTTTCGCGACGTTCGTTTCTCGCGAACGTCGAAACCTTGATGGCGCAGCAAGCCTGGCAAGCGCGCAACGCGTCGGCAGCCGGCACGTGGAGCGATCAAGCGATCGAGCAGGTTAGCACACTTCGGACGCAAGCCGCCGAGAAAGATCGGAAGCAGTACGACGAATGGATCGCCGAGCTGACGACGCTGAAAACCCGTTGCGCGCTCGCCGAGAAAGCGACCGCCGACGCGACGCTGCTGGAAAAACAAGATCCGGCCTTGCTCGGCGATCTGCTCGATTTTCGCATCACGACCTTAACGGCGGCGAAGAAGTACGACGAAGCGCGAGCGGCCGTCGAGCGGCTCGCGACTTTAGACGCGCGGAACGGCGACTATTCGTTCTTGGCCGCGAAGCGCAGCGCGCAACTAGCGGTCGTAGATCCGATGAACTCCGAAAAACAGATCGAACGTGCGCTCGCGCTGCTGACGCAGGCTTACGATGCCGGCTACTTCCGGAGTTTGGAGAATGCCGCGCGGTTCGAGTTCGCTCCCGAGCTAAAATCGCTGCAAGGCAAACCGGCCGTGCAAGAACTGTTGCGCAAGGTGCGGAAAGACTCGAAGCCCGACGAAGGGGTGAAGCCGGGAGATGCGAAGGTCACGACCGTGCGCTACGGCTTTTCGGCGGACTTGTCGTAGTCGCACGGAGAGAAAGGGCGCGTGGCATCGAAGGCCACGCCGCCGACCATGATGCTACCGTCGCCGGCCGCTACCGGAAATTTGAACGACTCCCACACGACCGGCGACGAGCTTCCGACCGGAGCCGACTCCAAGTAGCGGTGTGCTTGACCGGTTTGCAAGACCTCGAGATCGTGTTGCCGTACGGCGGTTGCGACGTCGTGCGCGAACAGGGCGAAGTCGTCGTGGCCGATCACTTGTTCCTCGCGGAACTTCAAGACGCCGTAGAAACATTGGTTGACGTAGACGTAGCGCCCGTCGGAATCCTTGAGCCAAGCCAGCATCGGCACATGATCCATGAACGACTGAAACCGGCTCCGGCTTTCCGTCAATTCGCGAAGCTCGCGCTTTCGCTCCGTGATGTCGGTCGCGATGCCGCACAACGACGACTCCGGACCTTCCGCGCCGGGAATCAAAAACTTCACGGCCAAATAAGATCGTAGTTCGCCGTTCGTCGGCACGGTCTCTTCGACCGTGATCGGCACTCCCTCGGCGCGCACCGCGCGATCGTTCGCCATCAACGAGTCGGCGACCTCGGGAGGATAAAGATCGTAGGGCGACTTGCCTAAGAACGTACGACGATCGACGTGAAACAGTTCTTCGAAGCGGTTGTTGACGAGCTCGTAACGCCCGAGATGATCTTTGACGAAGATCACGGTCGAGGTTCGATCGAGGATCGCCTGCAGCCGCTCCTTCGACTTGCGCAGCGCCGCCTCGGCCCGCGCGCGCTCGACCGAGGCCGCTTCCGCAGGGTCTAAGGTCGGCAGCACGGCGGAGACGATGGTTCCCTTGCCGATCACGCTCTTGATGTCGGCATTGCCGCCGATCGCCGTGGCCCGTTCGCGAATGCCGCGCAGCCCGAACTCTCCGTCGGCGGCCGCGGCGACGTCGAAGCCTCGGCCGCGATCGGTCACGGTGACGGTAATGCGCTCGGCGGTGCATTGAATCTCAATGTCGGCCTGCTCGGTGTTGCCGTGCCGACGGACGTTGGACAGAGATTCCTGCACGATGCGATAGATCGTCATTTCGATCGCAGGCGACCAACGCCGGTCGCCGATGCCGTTGACGAAGACGACGTTCAATCCATGGTGCGCGTTCTCGACGACGAGCCCTTCGATCGCCGCGGCGACGCCGAGGTCGTCGAGCGTGGCGGGGCGAATGCCGGCGATCATGCGGCGCGTCTCGGCGAGCACTTCGCCGAGCAGGCGATGCGCTTCGCGCAGCTCGCGACTGACGGTTTCGTCGAACGAGGCGGTGCTCAGCGCCGAATCCAAATGCATGTTCGCCGCGATCACGCTCTGTACGGTGCCGTCGTGGATATCGTGCGAGATGAACTTGCGCTCGAGCTCTTGAACCTGCAGCACCTTCTTCAAAAAGCCGTGTTGAGCCTTGAGCCGGTCTTCCGTTTCGACGCGCTGTTTGATCTCGCGCCGTAGCGCTTCGTTGAGCCGCGTGAGCTCGGCCGTGCGCGCGGCGACGGTCGCTTCCAGCTCGTTGCGGGCCCGCTCTTTTTCCAACGCCGACGCTTTCGCGAACGTGACGTCTTCCGCGATCCCGCCCATGAACCTCAGGCCGAGTGCGGCGTCGCGGCAATGAAAAAGGTAACCCCATAGCCAGCGCACTTCGCCGTCGGGACGAACGATCCGGTATTCGAGCGGAGGATGAGGGTGAGTCGCATTTTCGAAATAAGTTTGCGCCAACCTAGCGACCGATTCACGATCGTCGGGATGCAAGGTCTCATGCCAGAACGAGGGAGAATCGTAAAGGCGTTGTCGCGAGCAGCCCCAGATCTCATCGAACTTCGGGCTCACGTAGAGGGTCTTCGTGGCGTCGATCGAGAAAGCGATGAAGACGCGGCCCGATTGCTCGATCGAGCTGCGAATGAAATCGGCGTCGAGCGTGAACTCGGGCAAGCGCCGGAGCACCTCGGCTTCGGAAAGGCTTCCGAAGTCGAGCGCCGCGGATTCGGCAAGCGTTCCGTGTTCGGTCATTTGTCTTGAAGACCGGGGGCGTGAATGAAACTCCGAACGTCCTTCGTGAATCTCCGGCTCGAATCAGCTTCCTCCCACGACGTCGAACTGCGCTTTCGAATTCGCCGGCTTCGAGATCTCGACTTTCAGTTGCGGCGATTCCGAGCCGGAGCCCAAAGCGATGCGCAACGTCACGCGGTGCCGCCCTTTGGTCAGTTCGATGGTCGGCTTGCTTTGCGACTCGAACGGCTCCGCATCAATCCAGAGCAGCGTCGGCTCCGTCGAGTCGACGCGGAAAGTCACGCTGCCCGGCTCGACGACTTCGAGCTCCCCTTGAAGAAACAATACGCTGCCGGGCTTGCCGAGTTCGGCGAGCGGCAATACGCCGGCGGTCATACCGTAGGCCGGAGCCCAGGCGTCGGCCGGCGCGTCGAGCACATGCTCGCGAAAGTGCTCGACGTTCGGAGCCTCGGCCTGTAGTTCCGTCGGCAACGATTTCAGAACGCGCCAGCGTTGGATCGTCGGCAGCGAGCGAATCGCGTAAGGGCCGGGCCGGCCGAGCTCGGAGATGAACTTCACGAGATCGACGAGCTCTTGCCGCGTGAGAAACTTCGTCAGGCCTTGCGGCATGAGCGATTTGCCTTCCTCTTCTTCATCGATGTCGGCCGTCGGAATCGTGACGACCTTGCCGCCGGCATCTTTGACGTTCACGCGTACGTCGTCGCGATCGACGACGATGCCCGTGATCGTTTGGCCGTCGGCCGTGGTGAAGACGCGCGTGACGAACTGTTCCTTGATCGCGAGATTGGGAACGAGAATCGAATTGGCGACGTAGTCGACCGGCGAGATCGACCCGATCGCGCTGAGGTCCGGCCCGACTTGTCCACCGGCTCTGCTCACGGCATGGCACTTCATGCAGCTGAGATCGGTGCGGCGAAAGATCCGCTCGCCCCGAGCGGCATCGCCGTGCTCGGCGATCTCCTTCAAGAGCGCTTGCAGTTCTTCCGGGGTCGGGGGCTTTTGATCGAGCGCAATTCCGGCCGCACTGCTCAAGACGTTCGACAATTCCGGATCGCTTCGTCCGACGGAATAAATGTAGCGCAGCGAAAGCTTCGCGGCGTCGGGCGTCAGGCCGGCCGGCTTCAGAGCCGCGGCGAGTTTGTCGGGACCCCCTTTGCGCGTGAGGAACGCATCGAGCAACGGGCCGACGTCATCGGTCGGGCTTGCGGCCGCGAGCGCCTTCGCGGCGACGTCGGCAGCTTGATTCAAATCGAGCTTGGCGAGCGCCGCGGCAGCTCGAAAGCGGAGGCTCGCCGACTTCGCCGTCGCCGACACTTCGCCGAGGGCTCGCTGCGCCTCGTCGCCTCCGAGCCCGCCGAGCCCATCGACGGCGGCATTGCGGAGCGCTTCTTTCAGCGTTTCGTCCGCGACGATCGCTCGCAACTCATCGGCCGCGGAAGCGACTTTCCAAATGCCGGCCAAACGCACGGCCGCCAAGCGAACTTCATCGCTCTGCTCGCCGGCGGCCGGTTGCAGTAGTTTCTCCACGACGGAGAGATCGCCGGCCGGCTTCACTTTGCGAACCACGGCGGCGTCGGTCAGCAGTTGCAGCACCTTCGTCGACAGGGCCGCGTCGTAGTCGCCGGCGATCGTTTGCTTCAACACGACGGCGAGATCGTCCGGCTCGCCCCGGCTGCAGATCATCTCGACGACCGTTCCTTTGCGCGCGGCGGGGAGCTTGCCGCTTTGCAGCAACCGCAACAGCGGAGCGACGGAGCTGGACGACGATTGCGCAGCTGCCGCACCGCCGTCGAAGACGAAGATCGCGAGGGAAACCGAAAAGACGAGGCGTGCCACGACCTGCGCGACGTTGTCGCTCATGCGTTCTTTGTTCCTAGCTACGGCGCTACATGACTTCGCTGCGTTACTTCTTCGCCGCCGCGGCGGCGCTCTTCACGCGCGCGTCGAGCGTCTTCGTCGTTTCGGCCAGCGTGTACTTTAGATAATCGTCGTCTTCGTAGAGCAGCGATTCGACCGAGATGTCGATCGCCTCTTGCGTGTGGAAGAAGCTCAAGGCCCGAATCGCTTCCAGGCGCACGCGCGGGTGAGCGTCGTTCACTTGTTGTTGCAAGAGCGCCAGCGGCTTGGCTACCCGATCGCGCCAATAGCAGAGGACGCGCGTCGCGGCGGCGCGGGCCTTCGGTTCCGGCGATTTCAGCATCTTCGTCAGATACGCCTCATCGACGACGTCGAGCGCCTGGCGCAGCCAGAGCCCTTCGAGCAGGTGATGCTCGTAGTTCGGGTCGGACGTGTCGAGGCCGGCGGTCCAGCTTTTCAATTCCGTCATCACTTCCGCCACGTCGCGGTTCCACAGTTCAGTGCGAACGCGAGCGCGGGTTCGTTCTTCCGGTTCGTTTTTCAACAGGTTCAGCAACGCCGCGATCGGCTCGCCGGCGATCTTGGCCGGCTTCACGAGCGGTTGCTTGGTATAGGCGATGCGCCAGATCCGGCCGTGGTTGTGATCGCGGTTCGGGTCGCGGAGGTTGTGTTGCATGTGGCCGACGAGCGGATTGAACCAATCGCAGACGTACAAAGCACCGTCGGGCCCGAACTCGATATCGACCGGACGGAAATTCGGATCGCTCGACTTCAACAACGGATCGACCGGGTCGGCCGCAAAGCCCGACTTCTCTTCACGCATCTTGTATTGCAGCACCCCTTGGAAGCCGATGCAGTTGTTGAGCAGATAGTTCCCCTGAGCCGCGGCGGGGAAGTTGCGGCTGGAAACGAGCTCGCAGCCCGCGGTCGGTCGCCATTGCTTCGTCAGAAATTGCTTGAGGCCGCCGTGCTTGTTCGGATAGTCGACATCGCCCGAGAAGGCGGCGCCGAAATAGTTGGCCCCGCCCGAAGCATCGGCCACGAAGTTTTGTCCCCAAGAGTCGACGATATGCCCCCACGGATTGGCGAACCCGTAAGAGACGAAGACGTCGAAGCGCCAGGTGCGCGGCTCCCAGCGAAACACCCCGGCGTTCACGCAGCGGCGTGGGCCGTAGGGGGTTTCGACTTGCGTATGGTGGAACGTCCCTTCTTCGAAGTAGAGCGCGCCTCCTTGGTCGTAGGTGAAGGCGCTGATCGAATGGTGCGAGTCGGCCGAGTCGAAGCCGTGGAGCACGAGTTCGCGGACGTCGGCCTTGTCGTCGCCGTCGGTGTCTTTCAGGAAGAGCAGGTTCGGCTGTTGCGCGACGAACACGCCCCCCTTGCCGAATTCCAGGCCCGTCGGCACATGCAGCTTGTCGGCGAACACGGTTCGCTTGTCGGCTTTGCCGTCGCCGTCGGTGTCTTCGAGAATGAGAATCTTATCGTCGACCGGCGTGCCGGGCAGATACATCGGATACGACTCCATGGTCGTGACCCAGAGTCGGCCCTTGGCGTCGAAGGCGAACTGAACGGGATTGCCTAGCTCCGGAAATTCGACTTCCGATGCGAACAGGTTCACCGCATAACCTTCGGGCAATTCGAACTTCTTGGCGGATTCCTCCGGCGACGTCAGGGAGACCGGGTTCTTGAAGTTGGTTTCGATCTTCGTGAATTCGCCGGTGCCGGAGTCGTCGATCTTCGCGGCGACTTCCTTCCCCTGCGCGACGTCCCAGATGCGCCGATCGCGCACGGCGATCATCTTGCGGAGCTTGGCGAACTCGGCCGGAAAGTTGACGATGCCGAACGGGGCCTTGCGGCCGCCGTAGATGTAGAAGCCGTTGATCGCGCGATAGTCGTAGAAGAATTGCAGGTTCTTTTCTTGGACTTCGGCCAACAGCTTGGCAGCATCGACTTTCGACACGGGAGCCGCGCCGAACAACGACTCGTCCAACAACTTACCGACGACTTGATCCCCGTGGCGATTGAGATGCACGCCGTTCATCGTCAGCGGGTTCGCTTTGCCGGCCTTCATCAGTTCGAGCGAGGGGTGAAACAGATCGACGAAGACGACCCCTTGCTTCTCGGCCACGGCCTTCATCGAGGCCGTGTAGAGTTCGAGGTTCTTGTTCTGTTCGGTACCGTCGGGCAGAGTCGATAGGCCGAGGTTTTCGAACGCGATCGGCGAGACGAGCACAATCTGCCGCAGCGTTTCGAGCTTCGGAGGCGCCTTGGTGACGTCGGGAGTCTTGTCCCAATTGCTGCGCGAGGTGGCGAAGTCGTCGATTCGTTGTGGGCTTTGCAGGAAGCTTTCCAAGTCTTTCTCGAACTGCTTCAAGCCCGCCGGGCCGCGAAACGATTCGTCGAACCCGAACATCGCCAGGAGGACGTTCGGCTTGTGGTCGGCCAGGGTGTGGCCGTGGTCGCGGAAGTCTTTCGAGCGCGGGCGCAGGCTGAGCTCATCGGCCGACCACCCGAGGTCGCGCACGACGAGCTCGAGTTGCGGGAAGCGACTGTGGAGCAGCGTCTCGAAACCGCTGAAATATTGCATCCGTTCGGCGAGCGTGTTGCCGACGATCACGACATGGTCGCCCTTGCGAAGCTCGAGCTTCGGCAACTCGGCCGAGGCGGCCGGCGTGAGGCAGACCGAGAGGAGTCCGACGATCAGAATGCTCGGAATCGACCGCCGGGAAAGCGAAGCGATGCGCATCATAAGTTTAAGATCCGGAAATGCGAAGGTGGGAGGGTATGCCGGAGGGCCGATTCTTTCGGAAGGGAACGTTTTCGGCAGGTCCTGCCGAGGCCTTATAAGGCTAAGCTCGAAACCCGCGGCAAACAAGGGGTTGAGCGGCATTGCCGACCCGGCGAATCGCCAAGCGTCGCAGCGCTGAATGCATTTCGGCCGAGGCACGCCGCTCCGGCCTGACGGCGGCGCTACGGCGTGCGCGACCCGACGGACTGCGTTCGGAGATCGCCGTCGGTTTTGGAGAGGGAACTGAAAAGGGGAAGCAGCGCCCGGACCATCCCGACGTCGTTGCCGTCGGCCGCTCCGCGGACGGCCCGTTGCGCGGCGCCGGCGTCGTCGAGGGCGAAATCGTCGGGATGCATTGAGTGGAAAATCGGCGAGAGCGGGATCGGCCGCTTCCATCGCACCTCGCGCCAGACCGTTTGCAATTCCCGTTGCGGGCCCCACTGCGCGCGCCAATCGTCGAACGTCAGCATTTGCGCCACGTCGTCGCCCGAGGCCAAACGCCAAAACCCTTCCGGCTTGAAACCTTCATAGAAGACCCGTTCGCCGGTCCATTGGAAGGTCTTGAGGAAATCGTTGCGGACGTCGATGCCGTCGTAGTCGACCAACGGAGCGCCGGTGAGCGAATAGAGGATCGAGTCCGAGCAGGTGATCGCGATCGAAGGAAGATGCGGGGCATCGAAGTTGTCGCTGATCTGCGCGAACGGGGCCGCCGTGACCGCGGTGAGATGGTTCAGATCGATCCGCACGTCGACGTCCTTCGGCAAGATCGCTCCGCCGGTCACGACGACGGCCGATTCGCTGACCGATAGCAAGCCATCGTTCCAGTGCAGCGAAATCGGCTGTAGTTCGGCGGCCCGCAACAACGATGCTTCGCCGCGGACTACGCAATGTTCGAGCCATACCTCGACCGGTTCGACCGTCGGCGCCGGCGTGGCTCCTTCGGTCGTCATCGGCATGTTCATCGACGACGGCGCACCCGGCGGCAAGCTCGTGCCGAGCAGTGCGACGTTCGGATGATAAGCTCGGCCGTCGGCCGAGGCGTTGTTGATCGTCAACACGCAGCGCTCCAAGCCGAGATATTCGGCATGTTGCAACTCGAACAGCGACCAATGATCGGCGGGGAAATCTTGCGGAGAAGGAACGTCGAAGCCGATTTCGATGCCGACCATCGTGAGCCGGCCGCCGACGATTGTCGCCATCATGTGCGGCAAGTTCGGGATCGCCGCTTCGGCCGGGCGGAAGCGGATCCTCGGGCGATACCCTTCGCCGGCCCGCACCGTGAGCTTGAGGTTGTTCAGCACCAGCGGACGTTCGACGCGCTCGCCGTCGTAGCAAAGCTCGACGACATCGCCGTTCTTGGCTGCGAAACATGCCGCTCGCAAACTCATGTAGCGACCGGAATCGTCCGGCGCATCGCAAACGACGAGCACGCCGTCGCGCGGTGCCGGCAGCTTGCGCGGCCCGACGGGAGCAACCGCCGCAGGGTCTGCCGGGGGCGTGGGAAGCGTCGCGACGGCAGGCGTCACGCCGGCGGGTGCGACGGTCGGGTCGATCATTGGGACAACCGGGGTCGTGCTCTTTACGAACGGCGTGCTCAGGTCAATCTTCGTAAGCGTCGTCGGCAGCGTCAGCGGAGTGCTGCCATTGGCAGGAGTCGTGTTCGCGGCGGCCGTGCCGGTCGGAACCGGTTGCACAGCCACGGCACTCGCGGCGCCCGAGCCGGTGGGGACCGGTGTCGCCGGCGCTGCGCCGGGATCGGGAATCGCGGTCGGCGGCCCGTTGTCGTTGCCGGCCGGCTTTCGATTCTCTTCGGGGGTGCCGGGGGCTTGCGCCATGCGCGGATCGAGGCGGAGCGAGTTCCAGTCGTCGTCGCGGGCCCGATCGTAGAACTCCAAGCCGACGATGATCGCCGCGAGGGCCGCGATCGGCACGATCCACGGGAGATGCCGTTGCCAAGCCGTGGCCGCTTGCGGGCCCGACTCCCATTTCGTGGCGAGGCGCACTTCGTTGCGGCGAATTCCAATGCGCTCGGCGAGATGGAGCAAGTCGGCGATCAGATCGGCCGGCGTTTGATAACGACGCAGCGGATCTTTCGCGAGCATCTTGCGCAAGATCGTCGTGACCGCTTCCGGTAAAGTCGGGTTGAATTCGCGAGGGTCGATCGGGTCGTCGCTGTTGTGTTGCAGCAACTTCTGCAACACGGTCCCTTCGGGAAACGGCGGCCGGCCGGTGAGCATGTAGTAGAGCGTGCAGCCGAGCGAATAGATGTCGCTGCGCACGTCGGCCCCGCGCGGGTCGCGAGCTTGCTCGGGAGAGATGTAGTCGAACGTGCCGAGCGTCACGCCGCTGGCCGTCAGGTCTTCCGCGCCGGGCTGGATGCCGTGTAGGCGGGCGAGCCCCATGTCGACGAGCTTCGCTCGGCCTTGCGCGGTGATGATGATATTCGACGGCTTGATATCGCGATGCACGATCTCGCGCGCCGACGCATGCGAGAGCGCATCGGCGACTTGCAGCGTATAGCTCACGGCATCGTCGAGCGGGATGCGGCCGACCTTCTCGACCAATTGGCGGACGTTCACCCCTTCGATGAATTCGAAGACGATGAAGTGCAGGCCCCGATCTTCGCCGACGTAATAGACGCGAGCGATGTTTTCGTGGTCCAGCCGCGCAGCCGATTGGGCCTCGTTCTTGAATCGCTTGAGGGTCTCGTCGTCGCAGGCTTGCGTGCGCGAGAGAACCTTGATCGCGACTTCGCGGTTGAGCGTGCAGTCGCGCCCGCGGAACACGGCTCCCATGCCGCCGCCGCCGGCGAATTCGATCAGCTCGTAGTGCCCGAGCCGTTCGCCGGCTAAGAGCTTAGAGAGTTCGTGCGAAGGGGCCGGCACGACCGTGCCGCCTACCGCCGGATTGCCGGCGTTCTCTTCGGTCGAGCGGCCCGGCTTCGAGATCACGGTCGCATCGGCGACGCTTTCACCGAGCTGCTCCGGCCAGAAGGTCCGACTGTCGGGCACGTGCAATTCCGTCGAGTCGGCCAACGAACCGGCGGGCGGTTCGGGTACCGGTGGCTGCTCGGGAGGTATGCGTGCCGAAGAACCCATGTCCCTGGTCTCGTCCCTGTCCTGCGACATCCTGTCGCGGTTCCGGTAAACGGAAAGATTTGCAAACGTCACCCTTGAGGTGACGAGCCGCAATGTTTTCCGTAGTGATAGGAGGCTATCTTCTTCCGAACGAATGTTCGGGTCTTATTCGATGTGATTCACTTATCGTAAATTCGCGGTTCAAGAACGTCAACGCTTTTCGGCAACCGCAGGCCCCCGGTTTGCCTAGTTTAA
The sequence above is drawn from the Planctomycetia bacterium genome and encodes:
- a CDS encoding tetratricopeptide repeat protein — translated: MSSAESDRNVLFGMTAWRLGIVDREALMAAMYECTVAPSSSLAEVLKRMGKLSDRDRKRVEEALAASPGTAPHDPAGTLDEAGADPARTIETFDSAESLRSVLCDIVSGRPHATLAASDVVLASDKTVAGHQTLDEDSGDAANSSAGAATTPNGKSRFRILRPHARGGLGEVFVAMDEEVKREVALKQILPRQADNDTSRTRFMIEAEVTGSLEHPGVVPVYGLGKQIDGRPYYAMRFIRGMSLEDAIEQYHAAGFLPKSDPAARALELRNLLTRFVAVCNTIEYAHSRGIAHRDIKPENIMLGPYGETLVVDWGLARPFGDVHVHADSDDDSGVGSSISASTTNRPTQMGSIVGTPQFMSPEQAMGRLDLVGPASDVYSLGATLYCLLTDQAAFIAADVRKVLMDVQRGVFPPPRQVKRDVPIGLDAVCRKAMSLKPEDRYSAAKTLADDIEKWLADEPVSALPESRLQRWQRWTRRHKTWTRAAAVAIVAVATVAGTAYVREAGLRSDLQTALADEELARNEAEKARRRADENADIAKQEQLRAMAHAERAEQQSRLALATLKSVLFDIQAKLKNVPAAQTVRQSMLNTVIDGLKQAAGSLKNAPEADQSLVRAHLDLGDIFLDAGALDGGNATDLAEKEFAIAEELAGKRFAADATDNVARRDLGSAYQRLGDVSLRRGLPVRALPLLEKSLALRAAAGIERPDDAAVQRDLAATVQRLGLVNQEMGKLDAAEDFYLQFQAITKKLVDKHPGKSEHDRDLAVAHERLGDLRLSKGDVAEADEYFKQSLEVRRKLVEGAPENVVAVRDLSVTLDRLGELAAQRGDFPAAEDFYQQSLKLRKTLYEDDPNNMQSLRDLLVSYVQLGDISFRRDKLSEAEDYFLFNHEIAQQLAASDPANARFQSDLASSFDRLGKVSERKNQPKQALDHYRKRAAILGKLAKEDPTNLQWQRELSTGLFAVGDTSLLLGDLATARDSFAAYAELAKSRLAAKADDAQLQRTVSDACFRVGMVELRLGDTATAAKQLQASIDLAQKFVAAAPQDVSRRSFLANVETLMAQQAWQARNASAAGTWSDQAIEQVSTLRTQAAEKDRKQYDEWIAELTTLKTRCALAEKATADATLLEKQDPALLGDLLDFRITTLTAAKKYDEARAAVERLATLDARNGDYSFLAAKRSAQLAVVDPMNSEKQIERALALLTQAYDAGYFRSLENAARFEFAPELKSLQGKPAVQELLRKVRKDSKPDEGVKPGDAKVTTVRYGFSADLS
- a CDS encoding PAS domain-containing protein, with translation MTEHGTLAESAALDFGSLSEAEVLRRLPEFTLDADFIRSSIEQSGRVFIAFSIDATKTLYVSPKFDEIWGCSRQRLYDSPSFWHETLHPDDRESVARLAQTYFENATHPHPPLEYRIVRPDGEVRWLWGYLFHCRDAALGLRFMGGIAEDVTFAKASALEKERARNELEATVAARTAELTRLNEALRREIKQRVETEDRLKAQHGFLKKVLQVQELERKFISHDIHDGTVQSVIAANMHLDSALSTASFDETVSRELREAHRLLGEVLAETRRMIAGIRPATLDDLGVAAAIEGLVVENAHHGLNVVFVNGIGDRRWSPAIEMTIYRIVQESLSNVRRHGNTEQADIEIQCTAERITVTVTDRGRGFDVAAAADGEFGLRGIRERATAIGGNADIKSVIGKGTIVSAVLPTLDPAEAASVERARAEAALRKSKERLQAILDRTSTVIFVKDHLGRYELVNNRFEELFHVDRRTFLGKSPYDLYPPEVADSLMANDRAVRAEGVPITVEETVPTNGELRSYLAVKFLIPGAEGPESSLCGIATDITERKRELRELTESRSRFQSFMDHVPMLAWLKDSDGRYVYVNQCFYGVLKFREEQVIGHDDFALFAHDVATAVRQHDLEVLQTGQAHRYLESAPVGSSSPVVWESFKFPVAAGDGSIMVGGVAFDATRPFSPCDYDKSAEKP
- a CDS encoding c-type cytochrome translates to MSDNVAQVVARLVFSVSLAIFVFDGGAAAAQSSSSSVAPLLRLLQSGKLPAARKGTVVEMICSRGEPDDLAVVLKQTIAGDYDAALSTKVLQLLTDAAVVRKVKPAGDLSVVEKLLQPAAGEQSDEVRLAAVRLAGIWKVASAADELRAIVADETLKEALRNAAVDGLGGLGGDEAQRALGEVSATAKSASLRFRAAAALAKLDLNQAADVAAKALAAASPTDDVGPLLDAFLTRKGGPDKLAAALKPAGLTPDAAKLSLRYIYSVGRSDPELSNVLSSAAGIALDQKPPTPEELQALLKEIAEHGDAARGERIFRRTDLSCMKCHAVSRAGGQVGPDLSAIGSISPVDYVANSILVPNLAIKEQFVTRVFTTADGQTITGIVVDRDDVRVNVKDAGGKVVTIPTADIDEEEEGKSLMPQGLTKFLTRQELVDLVKFISELGRPGPYAIRSLPTIQRWRVLKSLPTELQAEAPNVEHFREHVLDAPADAWAPAYGMTAGVLPLAELGKPGSVLFLQGELEVVEPGSVTFRVDSTEPTLLWIDAEPFESQSKPTIELTKGRHRVTLRIALGSGSESPQLKVEISKPANSKAQFDVVGGS